From one Culex quinquefasciatus strain JHB chromosome 3, VPISU_Cqui_1.0_pri_paternal, whole genome shotgun sequence genomic stretch:
- the LOC6050142 gene encoding transport and Golgi organization protein 11 isoform X1 codes for MARSASPGGFSNYEDDALYQNAAFTHDISEQMRVPKRIRATGGSYFDDEPELLSNGNGEINSWNYHNKIEMNVPDRIVVLGQDQHLVLTSGTKSAPREIMLENSILPKDPGFVRVSTPPRVITLSEHHFPSASDELEDEDRDLTMRGDGGGDDDDYEPRSLDSMLGAEAVGGGGGSVGKGGPRQRQQQQQRFGAGRGVNGELQRKTAFAKHNSSELVLGRSFREETPTFGGSVENLTPAEEMTHMRRTVAKINRRLLAVEIDNAQRQQREKIIYCVGLAYLLLKTFMWLSRK; via the exons ATGGCACGCTCCGCCAGTCCGGGAGGCTTTTCCAACTACGAGGACGATGCATTGTACCAGAACGCCGCCTTTACGCACGACATCAGCGAGCAGATGCGCGTTCCGAAGCGGATCCGGGCCACGGGCGGCTCCTACTTTGACGACGAGCCGGAACTGCTGTCGAACGGGAACGGGGAGATTAACTCGTGGAATTACCATAATAAAATCGAGATGAACGTTCCGGACCGGATTGTGGTCCTCGGACAGGATCAGCACCTAG TTCTCACGTCAGGCACGAAATCTGCCCCGCGCGAAATCATGCTGGAGAACTCCATCCTGCCGAAGGATCCGGGCTTTGTGCGGGTGTCGACGCCGCCGAGGGTCATCACGCTGTCCGAGCACCACTTTCCGTCCGCTTCGGATGAACTCGAGGACGAGGACAGGGATCTGACGATGAGGGGGGATGGCGGCGGCGATGACGATGATTACGAACCGCGCTCGCTGGACTCGATGCTCGGGGCAGAGGCCGTTGGAGGTGGAGGTGGAAGTGTTGGCAAAGGGGGACCACGtcaacggcagcagcagcagcagcggttcGGTGCGGGAAGAGGCGTCAACGGGGAGCTGCAGCGGAAGACGGCCTTCGCCAAGCACAACAGTTCCGAGCTGGTGCTCGGAAGGAG TTTCCGCGAGGAGACGCCCACGTTCGGCGGCAGCGTCGAAAATCTAACGCCGGCCGAGGAGATGACCCACATGCGGCGCACGGTGGCCAAGATCAACCGGCGGCTGCTGGCCGTCGAGATTGACAACGCGCAGCGGCAGCAGCGTGAAAAGATCATTTACTGCGTCGGGCTCGCTTATTTGCTACTTAAGACGTTCATGTGGCTCAGTCGGAAGTAA
- the LOC6050142 gene encoding transport and Golgi organization protein 11 isoform X2 translates to MARSASPGGFSNYEDDALYQNAAFTHDISEQMRVPKRIRATGGSYFDDEPELLSNGNGEINSWNYHNKIEMNVPDRIVVLGQDQHLGTKSAPREIMLENSILPKDPGFVRVSTPPRVITLSEHHFPSASDELEDEDRDLTMRGDGGGDDDDYEPRSLDSMLGAEAVGGGGGSVGKGGPRQRQQQQQRFGAGRGVNGELQRKTAFAKHNSSELVLGRSFREETPTFGGSVENLTPAEEMTHMRRTVAKINRRLLAVEIDNAQRQQREKIIYCVGLAYLLLKTFMWLSRK, encoded by the exons ATGGCACGCTCCGCCAGTCCGGGAGGCTTTTCCAACTACGAGGACGATGCATTGTACCAGAACGCCGCCTTTACGCACGACATCAGCGAGCAGATGCGCGTTCCGAAGCGGATCCGGGCCACGGGCGGCTCCTACTTTGACGACGAGCCGGAACTGCTGTCGAACGGGAACGGGGAGATTAACTCGTGGAATTACCATAATAAAATCGAGATGAACGTTCCGGACCGGATTGTGGTCCTCGGACAGGATCAGCACCTAG GCACGAAATCTGCCCCGCGCGAAATCATGCTGGAGAACTCCATCCTGCCGAAGGATCCGGGCTTTGTGCGGGTGTCGACGCCGCCGAGGGTCATCACGCTGTCCGAGCACCACTTTCCGTCCGCTTCGGATGAACTCGAGGACGAGGACAGGGATCTGACGATGAGGGGGGATGGCGGCGGCGATGACGATGATTACGAACCGCGCTCGCTGGACTCGATGCTCGGGGCAGAGGCCGTTGGAGGTGGAGGTGGAAGTGTTGGCAAAGGGGGACCACGtcaacggcagcagcagcagcagcggttcGGTGCGGGAAGAGGCGTCAACGGGGAGCTGCAGCGGAAGACGGCCTTCGCCAAGCACAACAGTTCCGAGCTGGTGCTCGGAAGGAG TTTCCGCGAGGAGACGCCCACGTTCGGCGGCAGCGTCGAAAATCTAACGCCGGCCGAGGAGATGACCCACATGCGGCGCACGGTGGCCAAGATCAACCGGCGGCTGCTGGCCGTCGAGATTGACAACGCGCAGCGGCAGCAGCGTGAAAAGATCATTTACTGCGTCGGGCTCGCTTATTTGCTACTTAAGACGTTCATGTGGCTCAGTCGGAAGTAA
- the LOC6051606 gene encoding cytochrome c oxidase assembly protein COX15 homolog produces MSLYIRLASPLLRSAQSYSNFALKNLAPCRSFLTGRSPSLLQNVQKTNALRCALTRYCTKPDPVEKGRKAVGYWLLGCSGMVFVAVVLGGVTRLTESGLSMVTWKLLGEQMPRTQQEWQDEFERYQQFPEFKIKNKDITLSEFKMIWFMEYGHRMWGRLIGAFYALPAAYFWSRGYFNRGMKIRTLAFGALIGCQGLMGWYMVKSGLEDRFQQESDVPRVSQYRLASHLGFAFVLYSLFLWSALDKLLPAQKLLGQIPAATLKFKGLAHATKAAVFITAMSGAFVAGLDAGLIYNSFPKMADRWIPSDILALSPTLRNFTENPTTVQFDHRVLGTATLTLITGMFVLSRRRMLPPRAYTAAAAVATVGWMQVLLGITTLLTYVPVPLAASHQSGSLLLLSMAIWLTHEMKLVRRLPK; encoded by the exons ATGTCCCTCTACATTCGGCTCGCCTCGCCGCTGCTTCGAAGCGCCCAAAGCTACTCAAACTTTGCCCTCAAGAACCTGGCCCCGTGCCGGTCATTCCTCACAGGTCGCAGCCCCAGCTTGCTGCAAAATGTCCAAAAG ACTAACGCCCTCCGGTGCGCCCTAACCCGGTACTGCACAAAGCCGGACCCAGTGGAGAAGGGCCGCAAAGCTGTCGGTTACTGGCTGCTCGGATGTTCCGGGATGGTGTTCGTGGCGGTCGTTCTAG GTGGAGTGACGCGCCTAACCGAGTCCGGTCTGTCGATGGTCACGTGGAAGTTGCTGGGCGAGCAGATGCCCCGGACGCAGCAGGAGTGGCAGGACGAGTTCGAGCGGTACCAGCAGTTTCCCGAGTTTAAGAT CAAAAACAAAGACATCACGCTGAGCGAGTTCAAGATGATCTGGTTTATGGAGTACGGCCACCGAATGTGGGGTCGTCTGATCGGCGCCTTCTACGCCCTTCCGGCGGCCTACTTTTGGTCTCGCGGCTACTTCAATCGAGGCATGAAGATCCGAACGCTGGCGTTTGGCGCCCTCATCGGCTGCCAGGGCCTTATGGGTTGGTACATGGTCAAATCGGGCCTGGAGGACCGGTTCCAACAGGAGAGTGACGTCCCGCGCGTTTCCCAGTACCGGTTGGCCTCCCACCTCGGGTTCGCCTTCGTACTGTACTCGCTGTTCCTGTGGTCCGCGTTGGACAAGCTGCTTCCCGCCCAGAAACTGCTCGGCCAAATTCCGGCCGCCACGCTCAAGTTCAAAGGGTTGGCGCACGCCACCAAGGCGGCCGTCTTCATCACGGCCATGTCCGGAGCGTTCGTGGCCGGACTGGACGCCGGTCTCATTTACAACTCTTTTCCCAAAATGGCCGACCGGTGGATCCCCAGCGATATCCTGGCGCTTTCTCCGACACTCCGAAACTTTACCGAAAACCCGACCACGGTTCAGTTCGACCATCGCGTGCTCGGAACGGCCACGCTGACGCTCATCACTGGGATGTTTGTGCTTTCGCGCAGACGAATGCTGCCGCCGAGAGCGTACACGGCGGCAGCCGCAGTGGCCACCGTCGGCTGGATGCAGGTCCTGTTGGGCATAACGACGCTGCTGACGTACGTGCCGGTGCCGCTGGCCGCCAGCCACCAGTCCGGTTCGCTGCTGCTACTCTCGATGGCCATCTGGTTGACGCACGAGATGAAGCTGGTGCGACGGTTGCCCAAGTAG